ATGGAACGCCGCCTTCGTCTCCCCCGATGCCTTCGCCCACAAGCGCGACGTGCTCCACCAGCACTGCCAGGACGTCGGACGCGACCCTGCGGAGCTGCGCTGCTCGGTCAACCTGATGCTGATGCTCGGCACCGAGCCGGGCTCCCTACCGGAGGAGCGGCGTGCCAGCGTGCTCGCCGGCAGCATCGAGCAGGTCGTCGATCGCCTCGACGAGTACGTCGACGCGGGGGCGGACCAGATCAATCTCGCCCTCGGCCACCCGTGGGACTTCGACGGCGTCGCGGACCTCGCCGGCGCGCTGAACCTCCCCGCCGCCTAGCCCCGCGTGCGCTGATGGAGATCATCGACGCCCAGATCCACGAGGCGACCCCCGCGGCGCCGTGGAGCCCGTGCCTCACCGACGACCAGTCCGCTGCGGCCGGCGCCGAGCTGGCGATCGCCGCCATGGATGCCGTCGGCGTGCGAGCGGCGGTGGTCAACAGCCTCCTGCCGACCGTGTCGGCCTACCTGGCCCGGCACCCCGACAGGTTCGGTGGACTGCCGCACGCCGGTCCCCAGCTGCCCCTGCAGACGTCGGTCGACGAGTTCGTCGCCGAGCTGCGCGGCACCCCGGGCATCGTCGGCATCCGTCTGGTGATCGCCCACCCGAAGGACGCGTCGCGCGTCGAGCAGCTGCGCAACGGCGCCTACGAGCCGTTCTTCGCCGCCGCCGAGGCCCACCGCCTGCCTGTGTTCGTGCTGCTGCACGGCAGCCTGCGGGAGCTGCACCACGTCGTGCGGGCCCATCCGGAGCTGGTCGTGGTCGTAGATCACCTGGGCCTCTTCCACCCGCCCTGGCGGTCGGGGCCCGAGATCTTCGACGACATCCCCGAGGTACTGCAGCTGGCGCAGTTCCCGAACGTCGCGCTGAAGCTCACGGGCGCGCCGGCGCTCTCGGAGCGGGCCTACCCCTTCGCCGACCTGTGGCCACACCTGCACACGATCCTCGAAGGGTTCGGCGTCGGCCGCCTGATGTGGGGCAGCGACTTCACCCGCTGCCGTGGACACCACAGCTACCGCGAGGCGGTCGACTTCCTCCTCCACACCGACGAGCTGTCGTCGGCGGACAAGGAGGCGCTCTTCGCCGGCTCGATCCGGAAGTGGTTGGGCTGGCCGGTGCCCGGCGGCGCCCAACCCTGAAGAGGAGGACCGATGTTCGATCTGACCGGTAGGCACGCGGTGGTCACGGGGGCGTCGAGCGGCATCGGCCGGGCGATCGCCACTGCGCTCGCCGGGGCGGGGGCCGACGTCGCCAGCCTCTACCTGACCGACCCCGACGGTGCCGCCGCGGCCGAGCGGGACATCGCGGCCGCCGGACGGGCGGCGCTGTTCGTCCAGGGCGACGTGTCGGACCACTCGCAGGTGGACGCCTTCGCCTCGGCGGTCGAGGAGCGGTGGGGCGCGATCGACATCTGGGTCAACAACGCCGCCCGGCTGATGGTGCGCGAGTTCGTCGACATGGATCCGGGCGAGTGGCACGCGCTGCTCGCCACCAACCTGCACGGCTACTACTACGGGTGCCGGGCCGCCGCCGCCCGCATGGTCCCCCGCGGGAAGGGCCGGATCGTCAACATCTCCTCGGTCACCCACATCCAGCCGGTGTCGGGCATGACCGCCTACGTCACCGCCAAGGCCGCGGTCCACGGTCTGACCAAGGCGCTGGCGGTCGAGCTCGGCCCGACGGGCGTGACCGTGAACGCCGTGGCTCCCGGCGCCACCGAGACGCCGCTCAACCGGGACGCGTTCACCGCCGAGGTGCGCAGCAACTACGGCGCCCGCATCCCGCTCGGACGCATCGCCGCTCCCGAGGAGGTGGCGTCGAGCGTCGTGTTCCTGGCCTCCGACGAGGCCGGCTACATCACCGGCCACGAGGTCCTCGTCGACGGCGGGCTGGCGCTCAACGGGACGATGGGCGTCGGCGAGATCCGCAACCCGGCAGCGTGATGGGACGCACGGTCCGCGTCGTCGCCGACGGCTACTCGTTCCTCGAGGGACCGCGCTGGCACGCCGGGCGCCTGTTCCTCTCCGACTTCTACACGCACCGGGTGCTGGCGCTCGGGCCCGACGGCAAGGTGACCACGATCTGCACGGTGGCCCACCAGCCGTCGGGGCTGGGGTTCGCCCCCGACGGTGCCCTGTTGATCGTGTCCATGCTCGACCGCCGGCTGCTGCGGCTCGACGACGACCGGCTGGTCACGGTCGCGGACCTGGGCGAGCACGCCGCCGGGCCGGCGAACGACATGGTGGTCGACCACCGCGGCCGCGCCTACGTCGGGAACTTCGGCGAACCGCTCCCCGACGGGACCCACGCACCGACGACGCTGGTGCGCGTCGACCCGGACGGCGACATCGCGGTCGCGGCGACCGACCTGGTCTTCCCCAACGGGATCGTCATCACGCCCGACGGCGGACGGCTCCTGGTGTCCGAGACGTTCGCCGGCAGGATCTCCGCCTTCGACGTCGACACCGCCGGTGAGCTGTCCGGGCGGCAGGTGTGGATGCAGTTCGACCACGAGAGCGGGCGGCTCCCCCTGCCTGACGGCCTGGCGCTGGACGCCGAGGGTGCCCTCTGGGTGGCCGACGCCACGGGATCCGGCCCGCTGCGCGTCGACGACGGCGTGGTCGTCGATCGCGTCGACACGGGCGACCTGTCCGTCTACGCGGTGGCGCTCGGGGGCGAGGACCGCCGCACGCTGTTCATGTGCGCCGCCCCTCCCCTGGGCTCGGTCGATCCCCGCACCAGCCGACTGTCCGTCCTTCTGGCCTGCCAGGTCGACGTCCCGGGCGCCGGGCTCCCCTAGGTCGCCGCGAGGAAGGCAGCGATCGCGTCGGCGACGAGCTGCGGGCCGGTGCTGATGGCGTAGTGCCCGTGACCCTCGAGGGCGACGATGGAGCTGTCGTCCAGGGCCTCGTCCAGTGCCCGGACGGCGGCGACCTGCTCGGGTGCGCTCTCGCTGCCGAGCAGGAGGAGCGTCGGCAAAGAGACGGCCCGGTAGCGGTCGATGCTCGTCACGCGATCGACGGCGGCGACGGTCGGCACCAGCGTCGGGGCGAGCGTGCACAGCACGGGCCAGACGGGCGATGCCCGCAGCGCGGCGAGATCGGGGGCGCCCTGCTGGGTCAGGAAGACCTCGAGGGCGTCGTCGTAGGCGCCCGAGGCCACCGCCTCGCTCAGGGTGGCGAAGCCTTCGCCCGGCAGCACGGGCCCGAGGATGGCCGACGCCGGCTCGTAGAGCACCAGTCGGCCGATCGTCTCTGGTCTCGCCTGCAAGGCCGCCTCGAGCGTGACGGTGGCACCGTAGGAGTGGCCCACCACCGTGGCGACCGGACCGACCGCGTCCAGGACGGCCAGCACGTCCTCGGCCTCACGCTCGATGGCATGGGGCCCGTGGCCCCAATCGCTCGAACCGTGTCCACGCCGGTCCATCAGGACCGACTCGTAGCGGTCCTCCAGGTGCGGGGTCACGCCGTTCTGCCCGGGAGCGAGGCCACCGGCGCGCCAGTACAGGCCGGTCCCCAGCCCACCGTGCACGTACAGGACCCGCGGCCCTCGGCCGATGGCGAGGTAGGAGATGCGGGTGCCGTCGGGGGATGCCACGCTCCCGCCGCGCACGTTGCCCTCGCTGTCTGCCACCTGGTTCACCCTCTCCCGCTAATCGGAATATATAGTCCGATACTAGGTTCCGGCAGGTCGGGGGGCAAGCGACTCGGTGGGGGTGACGAGCGCTCGACCCCGCCTTCCCTCTCGCGCGGATCCAGTGAGCTCGAACTCGCCCCGCAAGCGGATGTCACGGGCGGAGGTCCCGACCATGACCTCGATCCGGCCGGGCTCCACGACCCAGCCGGCCGGCGGGTCGTAGAGAGCGAGGCGGTCGGCGGCGACGTCGAAGGCGACCCGGGTCGTCTGGCCGGGTGCGAGTGTGAGACGCCGGAAGCCCTTCAGCTCGAGCGGCGGGCGGGCCGTGCGGCCGACCGCGTCGCGCAGGTAGAGCTGCACCACCTCGTCACCCTCGCCGGGCCCGACGTTCGCGACGCGGCAGCTCACGCTCACCCGGCCGGCGGTGGACGTGCGGGGCGGGTCGACGACGAGGTCCGAGAGCTCGAAGGTCGTGTAGCTGAGGCCGTGGCCGAAGGGGAACAGCGGGTCGTGGCTCCCCTCGTAGTAGATCCGCTGGTCGGGGACGAACGTGCCCGAGGGAGCGTTGTAGGGGCGGGGCAGTGACCCGACCGCCCGGGGAAAGCTCACCGGCAGCTTGCCGCCCGGGTTGGCGACGCCGAAGAGGACGTCGGCGATGGCCGCGGCTCCTTCCTCACCCGGGAACCAGGCCTCGACGATGGCGGCCACGATCGGGGTCATCCAGCCGAGGACGAACGGCCGCCCGTTGCACAGGACGACGACGACCGGCGTCCCGGTGGCCGCGACGGCTTCCACCAGCTGGCGCTGTACGCCCGGCAGCTCGCAGGTCATGCTGTCGAGGCC
This is a stretch of genomic DNA from Acidimicrobiales bacterium. It encodes these proteins:
- a CDS encoding LLM class flavin-dependent oxidoreductase; protein product: FPHPPLGERMDVLEEAVQCVAGLLHDEAVDFTGKHFRISGASQQPRPVQDRLPVWVGTTGERRGLRIAAAHADGWNAAFVSPDAFAHKRDVLHQHCQDVGRDPAELRCSVNLMLMLGTEPGSLPEERRASVLAGSIEQVVDRLDEYVDAGADQINLALGHPWDFDGVADLAGALNLPAA
- a CDS encoding amidohydrolase family protein, producing MEIIDAQIHEATPAAPWSPCLTDDQSAAAGAELAIAAMDAVGVRAAVVNSLLPTVSAYLARHPDRFGGLPHAGPQLPLQTSVDEFVAELRGTPGIVGIRLVIAHPKDASRVEQLRNGAYEPFFAAAEAHRLPVFVLLHGSLRELHHVVRAHPELVVVVDHLGLFHPPWRSGPEIFDDIPEVLQLAQFPNVALKLTGAPALSERAYPFADLWPHLHTILEGFGVGRLMWGSDFTRCRGHHSYREAVDFLLHTDELSSADKEALFAGSIRKWLGWPVPGGAQP
- a CDS encoding SDR family NAD(P)-dependent oxidoreductase; this translates as MFDLTGRHAVVTGASSGIGRAIATALAGAGADVASLYLTDPDGAAAAERDIAAAGRAALFVQGDVSDHSQVDAFASAVEERWGAIDIWVNNAARLMVREFVDMDPGEWHALLATNLHGYYYGCRAAAARMVPRGKGRIVNISSVTHIQPVSGMTAYVTAKAAVHGLTKALAVELGPTGVTVNAVAPGATETPLNRDAFTAEVRSNYGARIPLGRIAAPEEVASSVVFLASDEAGYITGHEVLVDGGLALNGTMGVGEIRNPAA
- a CDS encoding SMP-30/gluconolactonase/LRE family protein, producing MGRTVRVVADGYSFLEGPRWHAGRLFLSDFYTHRVLALGPDGKVTTICTVAHQPSGLGFAPDGALLIVSMLDRRLLRLDDDRLVTVADLGEHAAGPANDMVVDHRGRAYVGNFGEPLPDGTHAPTTLVRVDPDGDIAVAATDLVFPNGIVITPDGGRLLVSETFAGRISAFDVDTAGELSGRQVWMQFDHESGRLPLPDGLALDAEGALWVADATGSGPLRVDDGVVVDRVDTGDLSVYAVALGGEDRRTLFMCAAPPLGSVDPRTSRLSVLLACQVDVPGAGLP
- a CDS encoding alpha/beta hydrolase, whose amino-acid sequence is MADSEGNVRGGSVASPDGTRISYLAIGRGPRVLYVHGGLGTGLYWRAGGLAPGQNGVTPHLEDRYESVLMDRRGHGSSDWGHGPHAIEREAEDVLAVLDAVGPVATVVGHSYGATVTLEAALQARPETIGRLVLYEPASAILGPVLPGEGFATLSEAVASGAYDDALEVFLTQQGAPDLAALRASPVWPVLCTLAPTLVPTVAAVDRVTSIDRYRAVSLPTLLLLGSESAPEQVAAVRALDEALDDSSIVALEGHGHYAISTGPQLVADAIAAFLAAT